DNA from Aquaspirillum sp. LM1:
CCACCGCGCGAAATGCCTGGCGCAGGTGGCCAATCGGCTTGACCACATACCAGGCCAAACCCGCGCTGAACGCCAGACTGGCCAGCACACCGGCCAGCAGATGCACCCAGGGCAGCGGCAGGCCAGGTGGCCCGCCGCCGTCAAAACGTGGCCCGCCATCGCCTTTAAACCGGTGATCTCCCTTGAAACCCGGCTCACCTTTCACGCCACGCTCGCCAGGAAGTGGAGGGGGAAACGGCAATAAACTGGGGCCACGCCGGGAATGAAAGGGGACAAACAGCAGGTAGGTATGATCAGATGAGACGGTGACGCTGCGCACCCGGTTGATATCCCCCTCGCCAGCCGCCAGCTTGCGCGCAGCAGCAATGGCCTCGGCAGACACAGGCCGGCCCAGCAGTTCGCGGTCGTTTTCGTCCACGGCAAAAATCGGCTCGGCTTCGCGCCCGGACCAATCGCGCAGAATATGACGCAAAGTCGTTTCATCGCCGTGAACCAGCACGGATTCAGCCATATGCAGCAAAAGCGCGGTGCGCGGCCCGCCAGACAAGGCGGGGTGCTGGTGTTTGGGAATATTCCACCACACCACCAAACCCGCCCCGGAACCCGCCAGCAGCAGGGTGAGCCAGAAGGCCAGAAAAAATTTCCAGAACAGGCTGCGGCTGAGCAGACGCAACCGGGCAAGCAGGGCGCGCATCGGCGGTTTACTCCCGAATCAGCTGGTAGCCAATGCCGCGAATGGTTTCAATCCAGGATTGACCATCGGCGCGACGGCCCAGTTTGTGGCGGATGCTGCTCAGATGCACGTCGATGCTGCGGTCAAACCGGGTCAGCGAACGCCCCAGCGCCTGCTCGGACAGCTCGCGCTTGCTCACCACCCGGCCAGCATTGCGCGCCAATTGCAGCAGCAGGTTGAATTCGGTGCTGGTCAGCTCCAGTGCCTGCGCCTGCCACTGGGCGGTGCGCTTGCCAGGCCACAGGGTCAGCGCCCCCACCTGCAGCGCGCTGTCGGCGTGTTCAGTTGGCGTGCTGTGTACCCGGCGCAGCACGGCACGAATCCGCGCCACCAGCTCACGCGGGGTGCAGGGTTTGGGCACGTAGTCATCCGCGCCCATTTCCAGGCCGATAATACGGTCCACATCGTCGCCCTTGGCGGTGAGCATGATCACTGGCGTGGTGATCTGGCTGCGAATCCGCCCAAGCACCTCTACCCCGCTGGCACGCGGCATCATCACATCCAGAATGATCAGCGCGTACTGGCCAGTCAGGGCTTCCTGGCTGCCAGCATCGCCATCGTGGGCCAAGGTCACGGCAAACCCTTCCTGGGCCAGGTAGTCACGCAGCATTTCGGCCAGTTCTACATCGTCATCGACCAGCAGTAGCCGGCTCATGGTGTTGCTTCCTTGTCTCAATCAGATTCCCTGCATGATAGCGGTTCCTGGCCCGCTGCTGACCGCTGGCCCAGCGGCCTTTACCCAGCTTTACACAGCCGTTTGACCGGCAAGAATGACCATTTTCCCGATTTTTCCCACACCACACCCAGCAACGGATTAAGCCAGTTGTGCCGCTAAACCCTTGTTTTGCTGATCAAGCCAGCCAGATTGCGGTTCTGGCAGCTTTTGCCGCCAGGCCAGCCCAGGTGGCGGCAAAAGCTGCCAAGCCTAAGCCGGCCCAAGCGGGCAGGCCTGTGCTTTGTCGGCTGTTTGCCGGTTTTATCCAGCGGCGTTAACTTAACTTTACCCGTCTTTACCTGCAATAACCTTTAATTTCAGTGGCTTAGGTGAGAATCTTGCAATACGACATCCGGCAGTCGCCCCGGTTTTACACATCACACCGAGGACTGCCTACGCATTTGTTTACTGTGACATGCCTACAAGGAGCTTCACCATGTCGATGAGTATCGGAAGCAGCACCAGCACCACTTCGGCCATGATGTTTTCTCGCGCCGGCGCTACCCGCCAACGCCCGGATGCCAGCAAGCTGGCCGAAGACCTGTTCTCCAAACTGGATACCCAAAGCAAGGGCTATCTGGAAGCCAGCGATCTGGCCACCGCGCTGGGCAGCAGCAGTTCGACCAGCACCGACAGCAGCAGCACGGCCAATGCCGATGAAGTGTTCAAGGCGCTGGACAGCGACAGCGACGGCAAGCTGACCAAAAGCGAACTGACCTCTGGCCTGAAGCAGGTACAGGAACAGCTGGACAGCCAGTTCCAGGCCATGCGCACCAAGGGCAAGGGCGATATGCCGCCACCGCCGCCGGAAGGAGAAGAAGACACGGGCTTGAGCCAGGATGACATGGACGACATTGCCAGCAGCACCACCGACAGCAAGCTGGCCGACATGATGAAAACCTTGTCGAGCAATTTTGAAGCGGCGGATACGGATGGTGATGGCAAGGTCACCCGCAGCGAAGCGATGGAATACAAAAAGTCCACTGAAGCCAGCACCGCCAGCACGGATGACAGCACCAGCACCGATACCGACACCACTGCCAGCAGCGACAGTGTCAGCAGCGCACTGGCCTCGCTGGTGCAAGGCATGATGCAACCGCCGCCCAAAACCGAAGGCGGCCATCACGGTGGCAAAGGCAAGGATGACGGGCTGACGGTGGATCAGATGAATGAAATCGCCAGCACCACCACCGATACCAATCTGGCTGACTTGATGAAGACGCTGTCGAGCAATTTTGCCGCCGCTGACGCCAATCAGGACGGCAAGGTCACCCGTGACGAAGCGATGGCCTACCAGGAAGAAAACCAGACCACCACCAGCGCCACCACCACCGCCAGTGCCACCAGCAGCAGCGACGATCTGGATACGGCGGTAATGAAGCGCATCATGGAACTGGTTCAGACTTACAGCGGCCAATCCAGCAGCAAGGCACAAAGCACGTTGAGCACGGTGTCGATCTCGGCCTGATGTTTCACGTGAATCCTCTGGCTTGAAACGCCAAGCCCCCATTATCTGGGGGCTTGGCGTAGGTATTGGCAGAATAGGCTGACCTTTTGGCCAGCCATCCCTCTATTTGCGCTTACAGCTTGTCGTACAGCTTGCTGCCACCCTGCACAAACTCCACTGCCTTCACTTCCATTCCCTGCTGCAAGGCCACTTCGGCGCTGATGCCCTGCTGAGCAGCGTAGTCGCGCACGTCCTGGGTAATTTTCATCGAGCAGAAGTGCGGGCCACACATTGAGCAGAAATGCGCCACCTTGGCGCTGTCCTTGGGCAGGGTTTCGTCGTGGAAACTCTTGGCCTTGTCCGGGTCCAGACCCAGATTAAACTGGTCTTCCCAACGGAATTCAAAGCGCGCCTTGCTCAGGGCATTGTCGCGAATCTGCGCACCGGGGTGACCCTTGGCCAGGTCGGCGGCGTGGGCGGCCAGCTTGTAGGTGATGATGCCTTCTTTCACATCGTCCTTGTTCGGCAGACCCAGATGCTCCTTCGGCGTGACATAGCAAAGCATGGCGCAGCCATACCAGCCGATTTGCGCAGCACCGATGGCCGAGGTGATGTGGTCGTAGCCGGGGGCGATGTCGGTGGTCAGCGGGCCAAGGGTGTAGAACGGTGCTTCGTCACACCATTCCAGTTCCTTGTCCATGTTTTCCTTGATCAGCTGCATCGGCACATGGCCGGGGCCTTCGATCATCACCTGCACATCGTGCTTCCAGGCAATCTGGGTGAGCTCGCCCAGGGTTTTCAGCTCACCCAGCTGGGCGTCGTCATTGGCATCGTAGATCGAGCCAGGACGCAGGCCATCGCCCAGGCTGAAAGCCACGTCATATTCCTTCATGATCTGGCAAATGTCGTCAAAATGGGTATACAGGAAGTTTTCCTGATGGTGGGCCAGACACCATTTGGCCATGATCGAACCGCCCCGGCTGACAATACCAGTCATGCGCTCGGCAGTCATCGGCACATAGCGCAGCAGGACGCCAGCGTGGATGGTGAAGTAATCCACCCCCTGTTCGGCCTGCTCGATCAGCGTGTCCTTGAAGATTTCCCAGGTCAGATCTTCGGCCTTGCCGTTGACCTTTTCCAGCGCCTGGTAAATCGGCACGGTGCCAATCGGCACCGGGCTGTTACGGATAATCCATTCGCGGGTTTCGTGGATGTTCTTGCCGGTGGACAAGTCCATGATGGTATCGGCCCCCCAGCGGATGCCCCAGGTCATTTTCTCGACTTCTTCGCCAATGCTGGAGGTCACCGCGCTGTTGCCGATATTGCCGTTGATCTTCACCAGGAAATTACGGCCAATGATCATTGGCTCGCATTCCGGGTGGTTGATGTTGTTCGGAATAATGGCACGGCCACGGGCAATTTCGTCGCGGACAAATTCGGCAGTGATGGTGTCCGGAATGCCGGCACCAAAGCGCTGACCCGCGTGCTGGCGGGCCATCATCCTGGCCAGTTTTTCCCCTTGCGGGCCACTGGCCTTCAGGCTGTCCAGGTAGGCGTCACGGCGCAGGTTTTCCCGAATCGCCACATATTCCATTTCCGGGGTGATAATGCCACGGCGGGCGTAGTGCATCTGGGTGACGTTGCTGCCCGGCTTGGCCCGGCGCGGCGCGCGGGTCAGGTTGAAGCGCAGCGGGTCGAGCTTTTCGTCGGCAGCGCGCTGGCGGCCATACTCGCTGGACAAGTCGGCCAGCACTTCGGTGTCCTGGCGTTCTTCAATCCAGGCGGCGCGCAGCGCCGGCAGACCGGAGCGCACATCAATGTGTGCGTCGGGGTCCGAGTACGGGCCGGAAGTGTCGTAAACGGTAATCGGCGGGTTTTTTTCACCGC
Protein-coding regions in this window:
- a CDS encoding response regulator transcription factor; protein product: MSRLLLVDDDVELAEMLRDYLAQEGFAVTLAHDGDAGSQEALTGQYALIILDVMMPRASGVEVLGRIRSQITTPVIMLTAKGDDVDRIIGLEMGADDYVPKPCTPRELVARIRAVLRRVHSTPTEHADSALQVGALTLWPGKRTAQWQAQALELTSTEFNLLLQLARNAGRVVSKRELSEQALGRSLTRFDRSIDVHLSSIRHKLGRRADGQSWIETIRGIGYQLIRE
- a CDS encoding EF-hand domain-containing protein, whose protein sequence is MSMSIGSSTSTTSAMMFSRAGATRQRPDASKLAEDLFSKLDTQSKGYLEASDLATALGSSSSTSTDSSSTANADEVFKALDSDSDGKLTKSELTSGLKQVQEQLDSQFQAMRTKGKGDMPPPPPEGEEDTGLSQDDMDDIASSTTDSKLADMMKTLSSNFEAADTDGDGKVTRSEAMEYKKSTEASTASTDDSTSTDTDTTASSDSVSSALASLVQGMMQPPPKTEGGHHGGKGKDDGLTVDQMNEIASTTTDTNLADLMKTLSSNFAAADANQDGKVTRDEAMAYQEENQTTTSATTTASATSSSDDLDTAVMKRIMELVQTYSGQSSSKAQSTLSTVSISA
- the thiC gene encoding phosphomethylpyrimidine synthase ThiC; this translates as MNAPHHPFNQTAEVDHAAIQPLPNSKKIYVTGSRPDIRVPMREISQADTPTSFGGEKNPPITVYDTSGPYSDPDAHIDVRSGLPALRAAWIEERQDTEVLADLSSEYGRQRAADEKLDPLRFNLTRAPRRAKPGSNVTQMHYARRGIITPEMEYVAIRENLRRDAYLDSLKASGPQGEKLARMMARQHAGQRFGAGIPDTITAEFVRDEIARGRAIIPNNINHPECEPMIIGRNFLVKINGNIGNSAVTSSIGEEVEKMTWGIRWGADTIMDLSTGKNIHETREWIIRNSPVPIGTVPIYQALEKVNGKAEDLTWEIFKDTLIEQAEQGVDYFTIHAGVLLRYVPMTAERMTGIVSRGGSIMAKWCLAHHQENFLYTHFDDICQIMKEYDVAFSLGDGLRPGSIYDANDDAQLGELKTLGELTQIAWKHDVQVMIEGPGHVPMQLIKENMDKELEWCDEAPFYTLGPLTTDIAPGYDHITSAIGAAQIGWYGCAMLCYVTPKEHLGLPNKDDVKEGIITYKLAAHAADLAKGHPGAQIRDNALSKARFEFRWEDQFNLGLDPDKAKSFHDETLPKDSAKVAHFCSMCGPHFCSMKITQDVRDYAAQQGISAEVALQQGMEVKAVEFVQGGSKLYDKL